The window GTGTAGGGTCATGTGTATTAAACTCCTTTGAGACTGTACGAAATGATAACATcaagtttatttatttgaaaCATTAATCATGCATATACAATTATATCATTTTCTAAATGAAGACAAAGTGGTTACTAACTAAAAAACCAATTATCACCCATGAGAATAGAGCTCCAAATAAAGGAAATAAACAAAATACCATTGAATCAAAGCATTAGCTTAAACTTGAATCTTACTTTACATGGTGATGTATCTTAGCCTATAATTTTATAtgtgtattatatatttgtttttaataataacGAAAAGATTACTATAAATTTTTCACTTCAGGGACTGTCTTCTtagtaaaaaaattctaattggTTAATCATTATGCATTACATGAAATTTGTGGTGGAGAACATTTTGTTAGACTTGTCTCTGATTAAAATATCTTTGAAGAAAAACACATTGAAAATGGCCTTCATGCAATAATGTCAATTATTTCACAATCGGACATTTCCACATCTACATTATCAGCAATTGTTATCTTTTAACCTATAACCCATCCCGCCCTGTTGGATCGGTAGATAGTAGTTGTTGATTAGAGTCACACATACAAAAGTGAATGCCACAAAATGTCATAGAAGAAATTATAGTTGTTGCTATTTCTCTTGGGATTATTCTATAGAATAtgctattttatatgttatttttttctttaattctttgtttttgttgtttagACAATAGTTTTGCAACTATTTTCTAGGTTAGGAAGACTATACTCTTGCAATccctattttatattttagttatacgaattgatcaagaaaatataaaatgttcATTTTATTGTTTCTTTGATCCACTAACATTGTTTTCTCTAAAAGAAAGATAGAAGTCTTACATTCATGGTTGTGTGGTCAAATAGTAGACAAGATCAGGAATatgctaaaatattttttccggGATTCAAACTTGGTCTGAAACAAAATCATAGTTATGTGATAGTTTGGTTTATTTGATAATCTTGTAATAAGTGATTTGGTTACTTATAGGCATTAGTTGGAAGATATTCAAAATCCGAGTTAAGTATTGTGACgtttttttcaaagaaaaatctACTATTTATGTGTTCCTATCAAACTAATTGATTCAGCCGATAtgatgtatattaaaaagtccTCCGATCAATCTTTTTTCATTCAAATGAAGATGATAGGCCTTGCTAACAATCTAGTTATCAGATATTAAAGTTACACAAATTATTAGACTAGACTAGAGAGTGGCAATCTTCAGCCTAATGACTTGTACCTGCAAAGAACCTTACATCTCAAAACCCTATCTTGAACATAAAACCCAGGCATCACCATAACCTTAACCCATGCTGGTCCACGTGACGTTAACGATCTCTGCCGGTCTCTATCGGCACCCATATCTTCCATATAACTCGTCTCAAACTCTCTGTTCTCCTCAACTCTCAAGATCCCTAACGCTGGCTTGAACGAGAAGGCAAGCAGATGAAGCAGCCACACACATTTCGCAGCTACAAAGAACGCTTGAAGCATTTGTTCAGACCAGGGTCTTGTCCACTTCAACGTTGTAATGATAAAACTCATCTTCTCATCGCAGAAGCTACTGAACTCTTCGCTGTAGTACTTTGTACCCTTCTTCAGCACCTCGCTCCAGCTCAAGTTCCTCAAGGAAGCAAAAGACGAGAAGTTAGCTTGTCGTTCTTGTTCTTGATCAAGAAGTTTCGGTTTACCGTTCTTCTGGAAGACGCAGTTCTCGAAGTCTTGCTGTACAGATTGGCTTATGATGGCTTCTAAGTGGTACTGAATGGTCTTGGAGTGCTTAGAGGTGAATGATAAGTTGTGTGGTTGAAGGAGAGCGTTGATGTTACTAATCAGATTCGAGTCTTCTTCGTCTATCTCTGTAACTAATgtcttcaagaactgctttatGGAGAGTCTTGATTCTGAGACGATCTGCAAGAACCCTTCAACCATCACATCTTCACTCACTGGCATCTCTGAGTTCTTCTTTCGTGACACTGCTTCTCTCAGAGCTTTCTTTAAACCGTCACAGTAACTTTCCAAGTACTGAAGCTTCTCGCTGAACTCTCCCAATGAAGTTCTCATCTCTGAGACTTGTGTTAACGCAGCGTCTCTGCTTCTGTTTGCTTCCATTAACTCTCTCTTCAACTTCTCAATATCCGAACCAGAGTCCTTGAACACCTCTTCTGATATGTCTGTTCTATTAGGGTTCCTCTTTAACTTGGGGAACAACCAAGACATCCCTCTGCCTCCACGGTTTCTTGGGTGAGAAGAAACAGCAACGGAGTGCGAATCAGTCAAGGGAACAACAAGATTAGAGTTATTCAAGCTCATGGTGTCGAAGCCTCTTTGTTTGTACTCATTACAAGAAGAGACCGAGCCACAGTTGCTTGTAGCGGATGTACAAGAATGTAAAGGTGGGGATCTGAGAGCGTATGACAAAACATGAGACTGATGGTGGTGATGAGAATCTTGCTGAGGGTTTGAAGTGTTTCTTGAAGCAGAGGTTTTGTAGGAATCAGAGTGATAAGTGTGTCTCAAGTCAAGATCTTCATCTCCTTCCACTAAACCAACATCTGATTCATCCCAATGCTCAGATAGAGTGAGATTCTTGTGATAATATGTAGAGGCAGGCTCATCCTCATAGCTCTGTTTCAAGAACAGTAGAGAAGTTTAGCACAGAAAATGTGTAAAGTGGAAAACCAAGAGTAGGTTTAAATTACTTCACAGTGGTTTAAATTACTAAATTGATTAACCAAATCATATAATGTATTTTGACATTTGTTTTGGAAAATGAATGTTatatgaagtaaccaaaatcATGtaatgtattttgattttttttttggaaaatgaaTGTTATGTGAAGCTCCAAATTGCATAAAGACATCtacaataaataaagaaatatataagCTGACTGTTCAGAACAAATTGGATACCGAATTGCAATTAATTAGCAAGCCTAAACCGGATTAAACCAATAAATCTAatgtctttttaaaaaaaattcaacaaaccCAGTCCCATAATGTCTGGAATCAAATCAAGTTAGAGACAAGAAAATGTGAAGAAAACACAtggaactcaaagaagaaacataatgagagagagagagagagagtagttACAGGAGTGAAAACAGGATAGTCATGAGCAGAGAGGTTGGGGAGAGGACGAGAagctgaggaagaagaagggatTCTGATACTGTGAGTTGAGGATGGGCTTGACTTCTGCATAAAACCAGCTTGAAGTGACCTCACCTTCACTCCGTTTGCTATGGCTGCTTCTTTAGCTCTTCCCTTTTTCATTCTTGTTTCAGAAGAAGCCATGAAACAAGAATAGAAGAGAGGTGGTGAATGTGAGCGTGCGAGGAAAGGGTGTGATGAGGATGATGTctgtgtgagagagagaaaaaaagtcAAAGAATGATCTGTCTCTTTTCTCTATAAAGGACCAATAAAGAGCGCGCATGTGAAGGGCAGAGACTAAGTTCTCGAAAATACCCCTTGTTTTCCTTTCATTTTCATCTCCTCTTTTTTTTAGGATAGATTTGTTAGCATAAAGATAGATTTCCCTGTGGGATTTGATCATTTCTTAAGATTTGTTTTTCCAATAATGTTGTAAAGTCAACGAGAAAATGGCAAGACTCATAAGAGAAAAGTGTTGAACTGTTCATAATATAATGATGATAAAATCATTGTTAAATAAAATGTGTGTTTGTTGGTTGTGTTCTACGATGGATCAGCTTTGAACCTATTGTTTCTGTTGCTTATAAATCTTGTTATTAATACACAACACGAACTTTATCACTCAGGAGCATTTCCATGAGTATCCTATCCTCATTTTGGAACCCATTTAAGCAAAACTTATAATCTCGTAAATGTTACAAACTTACAACGCCCAGAAGCCTACTCCAGCTAGTAGATGCTACAGTTCACCTTCTACAGTTTCTGTTGTAGATGAGCAATGTCTCTGCGCGATCAATAGCAGCGACGATTTCTGCAGAAGAAtcaccagttttttttttaaaactcagAAATCCACTTATCATTATAACACTTTTTCAAATATAATCACAATGCCAGTTACACCACTGTACGACTCCCAACAAGTCCGTTTGTTTCACTGTTTTGTTTTATGAGCCCAACAGGCCAACACTAATCCAAAAACATCGTGACCAAGAAAGACAGAGATTGAGGCAAACTTCAATACCTGAGTTCCAGCTACGATCATGCTATTGAGAGGATGCGCAGCACAGCCGGTGACAGATTCAGACAATGAAACAAACTTGTTACTGTGATTACACTTGTCTCTCTTCTCCTTTCTCTGTGAATCCTCACTACAGCAATATATTGGCAATGTCAGGGATGTAGCCCATGAAGTTTAGATAGAACAAAACATATGGGGAGTTTCTAATAAATCCATACTCGTAGTCAACGTGACAAGGAGACCTAGAGCTTGGatgaaaatcaagaaaatgaaTCCCTTTCTCGCTCATGGACCCAGCCACATAAATCTGCAATAGGAAACATGTAACTTTGTAAGCAAAGGCCAGATAAGGTCATAAAATCTGAAGTTATGACAGTTAATGGTAGTACAAAGTGCAGAGCTTACAGATGATGTTGGCAGCCATGTCGGTTTCCGCAAGATCAAATCAGCTGAATTGTTGAAACCATCCCTAGTGAACCAAAATTCAATATTACCAACAATCAAATCAGTTTAATCGCTTCTTGTTACAAATTAAGCTGCAAGTTCCTGAGTTTGCTTATTAACTTACAACCAAGCTGGAGGAGGGCAATGTACATGAGTAACTTCAGATTTA of the Brassica rapa cultivar Chiifu-401-42 chromosome A03, CAAS_Brap_v3.01, whole genome shotgun sequence genome contains:
- the LOC103855985 gene encoding IRK-interacting protein; the protein is MASSETRMKKGRAKEAAIANGVKVRSLQAGFMQKSSPSSTHSIRIPSSSSASRPLPNLSAHDYPVFTPSYEDEPASTYYHKNLTLSEHWDESDVGLVEGDEDLDLRHTYHSDSYKTSASRNTSNPQQDSHHHHQSHVLSYALRSPPLHSCTSATSNCGSVSSCNEYKQRGFDTMSLNNSNLVVPLTDSHSVAVSSHPRNRGGRGMSWLFPKLKRNPNRTDISEEVFKDSGSDIEKLKRELMEANRSRDAALTQVSEMRTSLGEFSEKLQYLESYCDGLKKALREAVSRKKNSEMPVSEDVMVEGFLQIVSESRLSIKQFLKTLVTEIDEEDSNLISNINALLQPHNLSFTSKHSKTIQYHLEAIISQSVQQDFENCVFQKNGKPKLLDQEQERQANFSSFASLRNLSWSEVLKKGTKYYSEEFSSFCDEKMSFIITTLKWTRPWSEQMLQAFFVAAKCVWLLHLLAFSFKPALGILRVEENREFETSYMEDMGADRDRQRSLTSRGPAWVKVMVMPGFYVQDRVLRCKVLCRYKSLG